The following are from one region of the Coffea eugenioides isolate CCC68of chromosome 2, Ceug_1.0, whole genome shotgun sequence genome:
- the LOC113754098 gene encoding kinesin-like protein KIN-12D: protein MLRDLKFLRRNTGKDSSIEDAENVPLNPKDSLVPQIGSDSSSRPPLNVIQEAAQVLKGGLDQEMSVRASKTDRTPTKSTKATTSVHLRTPEKQGKNRFGWAQKSESSSNAAEMKGDGNGNTRTVANVVTPRSTRTMGRANNSSYSECNSTQSTPTKSVSKPQNPGFCLASGSRPPPSGGARMSNFAALSKGIPISCNSVTVVNSVEVPHFEPKEDPSFWLEHNVQVLIRVRPLSNAEKSTHGYSRCLKQESAQTITWIGQPETRFTFDHVACESIDQETLFRLVGLSMVENCLSGYNSCMFAYGQTGSGKTHTMLGDIDELEIKPSLNRGMTPRIFEFLFARIRAEQESRKDEKLRYHCKCSFLEIYNEQISDLLDPSSTNLQLREDIKKGVYVENLSEFEVQTVGDILRLLRQGSSNRKVAATNMNRESSRSHSVFTCEIESSWEKDSTCNFRFARLNLVDLAGSERQKTSGAEGERLKEAANINKSLSTLGHVIMVLVDVANGRPRHIPYRDSRLTFLLQDSLGGNSKTMIIANVSPSICSAAETLNTLKFAQRAKLIQNNAVVNEDTSGDVVTLQNQIRLLKEELSVLKHQNVSRALTFGPLMVNNTHEDGSSCYEEAFEIDQQSYLLDKDKGSLRLSTKQFKSLETTLAGALRREQMAEISIKQLEAEIEQLNRLVRQREEDTRCTKMMLKFREDKIQRLESLLGGLMPTDAYLLEENRELSNEVQLLRAKVEKNPEVTRFALENIRLLEQLRRFQDFYEEGEREMLSAEVSELRDQVFKNLKNSRDAFSLKRTLCELEECRTNLNRCLEYNAKLSREVEDLHSSLSISRSGAEEQDGNIKVIKESITEAPSFHNEPIEAAQKVKKETWPGNMNEQIEEVLDLQLELDILKVILKEERSYRQQAETRAQSLNRDLSLSKEKVLLITKQCDAVEEELKEAKSIIEALESQQILVINELEELRNANTQNVETLHKQKLELSTLKEQTGCQDFKNLPSTTHNEDCSLEEKLNKMHASLEKANRLNKWYQSDRAFQASNEEQMDEVRRQVEAETAEVIVCLQEELYLLQQEVQAGNEKEMETKESLAVLQTEIKELQEKLSLMTQENTKLSKLLENKENELAQLSGEWDLLTNEIEAVLQGGHESLKDASDQLTTISSSFPQKSSWISAQFGRMAKHIFEKELLIEELNHYLDVASSKRNEMECMLSSLRGAALVMTEVHQQECSRKDKEIIQLSSQLTAESSTILELNNRIKHVEDHLRNASTCATVAFVIVNRLSELNSNHLDALKHLDKQLKELVETNTNKDCVIQSQASIIGEAEKQVQSLKKDLEGLKASCSDLSLKLSEEQKCGNALRLELEDYEEKTILKTGEKLTEFKNGVSEVRSYMKEYVETIGSFGGHDSTETSTCFSVNENDDKRTGMETKEAFKYMNSCADGDIIFKSPGCFADLGNNRSGENILECQNTLKDVNNKDATIMLLKKEIESALESLNGVQAEMSKLRDEKDKFYTSEKEIQRGIECIVNQVVLLQNAMDYFEEESKFRIDSLEFKLHGLEEIVQHSCNSWIKQKELLEAELGDARAVSTQKDTEASCILAKFEEVQDTMKDADIMINELMIANETLKLEVKELRKKEVSLICDSDSLIRQVQSLQIINDQKNCHLEEVERQLKSDFETMKSSVMEMELVFSQVQTASIKDCLSVASDCLSMRSYFHDSIKLMSSCLEDIWSEIIIKDSAVSVLHLCHLGILLETVTGLNAENGLLSRGFGESNAVISELREQNIKSRRELESCRSLEGKLLADIKNSFDRISRKEDETGELSIKLTTFEQKIMDLQFQEELMLQRSNHMGSELAVLMKELDLSNQNVLASFLDRERLLKKQEEVFRSQQDNFIMEMSARDFEFLIMSLQLEQVTAIKADIEKEQQSSIEVLETFKEDMIFQVINARVTESILLETEEEHSSLQKEFEVAGKELQAMLSELDKRNATISQMEDFNRTLLLDAQSLNEVASLNDKLKGELDEEMEAKKILSFQVEKLNAECQKLIVDKKVIEAALELSSGEISTLQQQNQTLQSNIVLLEATSLQLQNELQMNNSELSKFHSVDEMEKSTRGDIAKLKAENSLLLQELEEKKAELISSLREKNILDVENKKLEDFISSLENQTAKLQIDMDEARAEVNELRLSQSVVKDVIKTKSQDLQIQVARVKALQEEKALLRGELRDYMSKEREYLNASSSKFVRCVDSVEYLHAAGNNICSLSSKETLLLDDMFQELCVEFGKISRFLEDFENLENLTKELASETASLQTELLRKDEILGGLLFDMSLLQESASNSMDHKDEIEALLGSISSLEDELQLKSDNLNEAVARGQELEAQLQEKMRIISCLELDIAKEHKAVRSLKSENLELIASIEDALEAKKSMEEELVERRKVSENLETEVAEMGIALAEMNIMIESLKCNLNDVTVERDDLHGEMLVLKKGLEMARISAEENGALAAEAQEMAEISKVNVEGKEQEVKLLERSVEELECTVNVLENKVEILKGEAERQRLQREELEMELQAIRQQMHSVKSCDSDMKRKLDEKEKILEEALQRIQILEREIAAKDAEISRCRGHISELNLHAEAQASEYKQKFKVLEAMLEQVKQDVPAIHASANKLEKNASKSRGSGSPFKCIGLGLVQQIKSEKDEELSAGRHRIEELEALAASRQKEIFMLNARLAAAESMTHDVIRDLLGLKLDMNSCANLLDNQQLQMLMEKAQLHNVQEQEVAKLKQQLNEFIKERKGWIAEIDRKQAEMVTTQVAVEKLRQRDQLLTTENEMLKMENLNYKKRTTELDAEVKKLSGQQNLQQRIHHHAKIKEENNILKRQNDELSVKLRKSEALLSRVKQELAQFRIADGRSPCINFDEEQRLNDKLMETETERFQLAQELVSLCTSILKAAGITRPTSEVNLAVAEEALDQLKNRVNALETELEDVKLKNRMNKERIRLSELMPETSTPLSSRTDPRQQPTLLSAFDR from the exons ATGTTGAGAGATCTCAAGTTCTTGCGCCGAAACACGGGGAAGGATTCCAGTATAGAGGATGCTGAGAATGTTCCACTGAATCCAAAGGACTCATTGGTTCCTCAGATTGGTTCAGATTCATCATCAAGGCCCCCCTTAAATGTAATTCAAGAAGCAGCCCAGGTTTTGAAAGGTGGCTTAGATCAAGAAATGAGTGTTAGGGCCAGTAAAACTGATAGAACCCCTACTAAGTCCACCAAAGCTACAACCTCGGTGCACCTTCGTACACCGGAAAAGCAGGGCAAAAATCGATTCGGTTGGGCCCAGAAAAGTGAATCAAGTTCAAATGCTGCAGAAATGAAGGGTGATGGGAATGGTAATACGCGGACAGTGGCCAATGTTGTAACTCCTCGTTCGACTAGGACTATGGGGAGGGCTAATAATTCCAGTTATTCAGAGTGTAATTCAACTCAAAGCACACCTACAAAGAGTGTGAGCAAGCCTCAAAATCCGGGATTTTGTTTGGCTAGTGGTTCTAGGCCTCCTCCTAGTGGTGGTGCTCGGATGTCCAACTTTGCTGCTCTGTCTAAAGGGATACCAATTTCTTGTAATTCAGTTACTGTTGTCAATTCTGTCGAGGTCCCCCATTTTGAACCCAAGGAGGACCCCTCATTCTGGTTGGAGCACAATGTCCAG GTTTTGATACGTGTACGGCCTCTCAGCAATGCAGAAAAAAGTACTCATGGTTACTCTAGGTGCCTGAAGCAGGAAAGTGCACAAACCATCACCTGGATTGGGCAACCTGAAACACGGTTCACATTTGATCATGTTGCCTGTGAATCAATAGACCAG GAAACACTTTTCAGGTTGGTTGGTTTGTCAATGGTGGAGAACTGCTTATCTGGATACAACAGCTGTATGTTTGCTTATGGGCAG ACAGGAAGTGGGAAGACGCACACAATGCTTGGTGACATTGATGAGCTAGAAATTAAACCCAGCTTAAATCGTGGTATGACGCCACGGATATTTGAGTTCTTGTTTGCAAGAATCAGAGCA GAACAGGAAAGTCGTAAGGATGAGAAATTACGATATCATTGCAAATGTTCATTTTTAGAGATCTATAATGAGCAGATTAGTGATCTCCTTGATCCTTCATCAACAAACTTACAG TTGCGTGAGGATATCAAGAAAGGTGTGTACGTTGAAAATCTATCAGAATTTGAAGTCCAAACTGTTGGTGACATTCTTAGACTTTTGAGACAG GGTTCTTCAAACAGGAAAGTTGCAGCTACCAATATGAACAGAGAAAGCAGCAGGTCACACAGTGTTTTTACATGTGAAATTGAGAGTAGTTGGGAAAAGGACTCCACATGTAATTTCCGTTTCGCACGGCTGAACCTTGTCGATCTTGCTGGTTCTGAAAG GCAAAAGACTTCTGGCGCTGAAGGTGAACGTCTAAAGGAGGCAGCAAATATCAACAAATCGTTATCTACTCTAGG ACATGTAATAATGGTTCTTGTGGATGTTGCAAATGGAAGACCAAGGCATATTCCATATAGAGACTCCAGGCTGACATTTTTGCTTCAG GATTCTCTGGGTGGAAACTCGAAAACAATGATAATAGCCAACGTCAGCCCTTCTATTTG CTCAGCTGCAGAAACACTGAACACTTTAAAGTTTGCTCAGCGAGCAAAGCTCATTCAGAACAAT GCTGTTGTTAATGAAGATACTTCTGGAGATGTTGTCACATTACAAAACCAGATACGGCTTCTTAAG GAGGAGCTTTCTGTTCTCAAACATCAAAATGTATCCCGAGCTTTGACATTTGGTCCACTTATGGTGAATAATACACATGAAGATGGCAGTAGTTGCTATGAAGAAGCATTTGAAATAGATCAGCAGTCTTATTTACTTGATAAAGACAAAGGCAGTCTGAGATTATCTACTAAACAG TTCAAATCATTGGAGACTACACTTGCTGGTGCTTTAAGGAGAGAACAGATGGCAGAAATTTCTATTAAACAACTTGAAGCTGAGATTGAGCAGCTGAACCGTCTG GTGCGTCAAAGGGAGGAAGACACCAGGTGCACAAAGATGATGTTGAAATTCAGGGAAGACAAGATTCAACGATTGGAGTCTCTTCTTGGTGGATTAATGCCAACAGATGCTTACTTATTGGAAGAGAACAGGGAGCTTTCCAATGAAGTTCAGTTGCTTCGAGCTAAAGTAGAAAAAAATCCAGAAGTGACTCGCTTTGCCCTTGAAAACATTAGGCTTCTAGAACAACTTCGAAG ATTTCAGGACTTCTATGAAGAAGGGGAGAGAGAAATGCTATCAGCAGAGGTATCTGAACTTCGGGATCAGGTATTCAAGAATCTGAAAAACAGCCGAGATGCTTTTTCT TTAAAAAGAACACTGTGTGAATTAGAAGAATGCAGGACTAACCTAAACCGCTGCTTAGAGTACAATGCAAAGCTCAGCAG GGAAGTTGAGGATTTGCACTCTTCATTAAGCATTAGTAGATCTGGAGCTGAGGAACAGGATGGCAATATTAAAGTCATTAAG GAGTCCATAACGGAAGCTCCATCTTTCCATAATGAGCCAATAGAGGCTGCTCAGAAAGTGAAGAAAGAAACTTGGCCAGGAAATATGAATGAACAAATAGAAGAAGTTCTTGATTTGCAACTGGAGTTGGATATTCTGAAAGTTATTCTCAAAGAAGAGAGGTCTTACCGTCAGCAAGCCGAGACAAGGGCACAATCCCTGAACAGAGATCTTAGTCTGTCAAAGGAAAAGGTCCTTTTGATAACCAAACAGTGTGATGCTGTGGAAGAAGAACTAAAGGAAGCAAAATCCATCATTGAAGCTCTCGAGTCACAACAAATTCTAGTGATCAATGAGTTAGAGGAACTCAGAAACGCTAACACCCAGAACGTGGAAACTTTGCACAAACAGAAGCTTGAACTCTCTACTCTGAAGGAGCAAACTGGTTGTCAAGATTTCAAAAATCTTCCATCAACTACGCACAATGAAGATTGTTCTTTAGAAGAGAAGCTGAACAAGATGCATGCTTCTCTAGAAAAAGCCAACAGACTCAATAAGTGGTACCAAAGTGACAGAGCATTTCAGGCATCCAATGAAGAACAAATGGATGAGGTCCGTAGGCAGGTTGAGGCTGAAACTGCCGAGGTCATTGTATGCCTGCAGGAAGAACTTTATCTTCTTCAGCAAGAAGTCCAAGCAGGTAATGAGAAAGAGATGGAGACCAAAGAGAGCTTGGCAGTTTTGCAAACTGAAATAAAAGAATTGCAGGAAAAATTATCTTTGATGACCCAAGAAAACACAAAATTGAGCAAATTGCTAGAGaacaaagaaaatgaattagCACAATTGTCTGGAGAATGGGATCTGTTGACCAATGAGATTGAAGCTGTTCTTCAAGGTGGGCATGAGTCCCTTAAAGATGCATCAGATCAACTGACTACTATCTCAAGTTCATTTCCCCAGAAAAGCAGTTGGATTTCTGCTCAATTTGGAAGGATGGCAAAACACATTTTTGAGAAGGAATTGCTGATTGAAGAGCTCAACCATTATTTAGATGTTGCTTCcagtaaaagaaatgaaatggaGTGCATGCTGAGTTCTTTAAGAGGAGCCGCTCTGGTTATGACTGAAGTGCACCAGCAAGAGTGCAGTAGAAAGGACAAAGAGATAATCCAGCTATCTTCCCAGTTGACTGCTGAATCTTCTACGATTCTTGAACTGAATAACAGAATCAAGCACGTCGAGGATCATCTTAGAAATGCTTCAACTTGTGCAACAGTTGCTTTTGTTATTGTGAATCGATTATCTGAGTTGAACTCTAATCATCTTGATGCATTAAAGCATTTGGATAAACAGCTCAAGGAACTAGTAGAAACAAACACTAACAAGGATTGTGTTATTCAGAGTCAGGCTTCGATAATTGGCGAAGCAGAGAAGCAGGTTCAGTCTCTTAAAAAAGACTTAGAAGGGTTGAAGGCAAGCTGCAGTGATCTAAGTCTGAAGCTATCTGAGGAGCAGAAATGCGGTAATGCTTTGAGACTGGAGCTAGAAGACTATGAAGAAAAAACTATCTTGAAAACAGGAGAGAAACTTACAGAGTTCAAAAATGGTGTTTCAGAAGTGAGATCTTACATGAAGGAGTATGTGGAGACAATTGGAAGTTTTGGAGGACATGATTCTACAGAAACTTCTACATGCTTCTCCGTCAATGAAAATGATGACAAACGG ACAGGTATGGAGACAAAAGAAGCTTTCAAATACATGAACTCATGTGCTGACGgagatataatatttaaatcACCAGGATGTTTTGCTGACCTAGGAAATAACAGAAGTGGTGAGAACATTTTGGAGTGTCAAAATACTTTGAAGGATGTAAACAACAAAGATGCCACCATTATGCTTCTGAAGAAAGAAATAGAATCTGCTCTCGAAAGCTTGAATGGGGTGCAAGCTGAGATGTCCAAATTACGAGATGAGAAAGATAAATTCTACACATCCGAGAAAGAGATCCAGAGGGGCATTGAGTGCATTGTGAATCAGGTAGTTCTTTTGCAGAATGCTATGGATTATTTTGAAGAGGAATCAAAATTCAGGATTGATAGTCTGGAATTTAAGCTACATGGGTTGGAAGAAATTGTGCAGCACTCTTGTAATTCCTGGATCAAGCAAAAAGAG TTGCTTGAGGCAGAGCTTGGGGATGCAAGGGCAGTTTCCACGCAGAAAGACACTGAAGCTTCCTGCATTCTTGCTAAATTTGAAGAGGTCCAAGACACCATGAAAGATGCAGATATAATGATAAATGAACTTATGATAGCGAATGAAACCCTAAAGCTTGAGGTTAAAGAGCTCAGGAAAAAGGAGGTTTCGCTAATTTGTGACAGCGATTCCCTTATCAGGCAAGTTCAAAGCTTGCAGATCATAAACGATCAGAAGAATTGCCACCTTGAAGAAGTCGAAAGACAGTtgaaatcagattttgaaacaATGAAGAGCTCAGTAATGGAAATGGAGTTGGTTTTTTCACAGGTCCAAACTGCTTCGATCAAAGATTGTTTGTCTGTAGCCTCTGATTGCCTTTCCATGAGGTCTTACTTTCATGACTCCATAAAGTTAATGAGCTCATGTCTTGAGGACATCTGGTCTGAGATCATTATCAAGGATTCTGCTGTGTCCGTTCTGCACCTTTGTCATTTGGGAATTCTCTTGGAAACAGTGACTggattaaatgcagaaaatggTTTGCTAAGCCGTGGGTTTGGTGAATCTAATGCAGTTATATCTGAGTTGAGAGAGCAGAATATCAAATCAAGGAGAGAGCTTGAGAGTTGCAGAAGTCTTGAGGGCAAGTTATTGGCTGACATCAAAAATAGTTTTGATCGCATATCCAGGAAAGAGGATGAAACTGGGGAACTCAGCATCAAGCTAActacttttgagcaaaagaTAATGGATCTACAGTTTCAAGAAGAGTTAATGTTGCAAAGGTCTAACCATATGGGATCAGAACTTGCAGTGCTAATGAAGGAGCTGGATCTCAGTAACCAGAATGTATTGGCATCTTTTCTAGATCGAGAAAGGTTGCTGAAAAAACAGGAGGAAGTATTCCGATCTCAGCAGGACAATTTCATAATGGAAATGTCTGCAagagattttgaatttttgatcaTGTCATTGCAGTTAGAACAAGTGACTGCTATAAAAGCTGACATTGAGAAAGAACAGCAAAGTTCTATTGAAGTTCTTGAGACTTTCAAGGAAGACATGATTTTCCAAGTTATAAATGCAAGAGTAACTGAATCAATCTTGCTTGAGACAGAAGAAGAACATTCTTCTCTACAGAAGGAATTTGAAGTAGCAGGAAAGGAGCTGCAAGCAATGCTGTCAGAGCTTGACAAAAGGAATGCAACAATTTCTCAAATGGAAGATTTCAACAGAACTCTTCTTCTTGATGCTCAGTCACTAAATGAAGTTGCTTCTTTGAATGATAAATTGAAAGGTGAACTTGATGAGGAGATGGAAGCAAAAAAAATTCTGTCATTCCAGGTTGAGAAACTTAATGCTGAATGTCAGAAATTAATAGTAGACAAGAAGGTGATTGAAGCTGCTCTTGAACTTTCTTCTGGAGAAATCTCTACCCTTCAGCAGCAAAACCAGACATTGCAAAGTAATATTGTCTTGTTGGAAGCAACATCTCTTCAACTTCAGAATGAGCTCCAGATGAACAATTCAGAACTTAGCAAGTTCCACTCCGTCGATGAGATGGAGAAGTCAACTCGTGGGGATATAGCAAAACTCAAAGCAGAAAATTCTTTGCTCCTTCAGGAATTGGAGGAGAAGAAAGCTGAACTTATCTCATCCTTAAGGGAGAAGAACATCCTTGAtgttgaaaataaaaaattggagGATTTCATCTCTTCATTGGAAAATCAAACTGCAAAACTGCAGATAGATATGGATGAGGCAAGAGCAGAGGTAAATGAACTCCGCCTTTCTCAGTCTGTAGTCAAAGATGTCATTAAAACAAAAAGCCAGGATTTGCAAATACAAGTTGCTAGAGTCAAGGCTTTGCAAGAAGAGAAAGCTCTCTTGAGAGGTGAACTCAGAGATTACATGAGCAAGGAACGTGAATATCTAAATGCCTCAAGCTCGAAGTTTGTGAGATGTGTTGATTCAGTGGAATATTTGCATGCTGCAGGCAACAATATATGCAGTTTATCCTCTAAAGAAACTCTTTTGTTGGATGATATGTTCCAAGAATTATGTGTCGAGTTTGGAAAGATATCTAGGTTTTTGGAGGATTTTGAAAATCTAGAGAATTTAACTAAAGAGCTTGCATCTGAAACAGCTTCTTTACAAACTGAGTTACTGAGGAAAGACGAAATTCTTGGCGGACTGCTATTTGATATGAGCTTGTTGCAGGAGTCTGCATCTAATAGTATGGACCACAAAGATGAAATTGAAGCATTGTTGGGTTCTATAAGTTCTTTGGAAGATGAACTCCAATTAAAATCAGACAATCTCAATGAAGCTGTTGCCAGAGGCCAAGAACTTGAAGCTCAGCTGCAGGAGAAAATGAGGATAATATCCTGTTTGGAGTTGGATATTGCAAAAGAACATAAGGCTGTAAGATCACTCAAGAGTGAAAATCTTGAATTGATTGCCAGCATTGAAGATGCTTTAGAAGCTAAGAAGTCCATGGAGGAGGAGTTGGTCGAGAGAAGGAAAGTCAGTGAGAACCTTGAAACTGAGGTTGCTGAAATGGGAATTGCTCTTGCTGAAATGAACATAATGATTGAGTCCTTAAAATGTAATTTGAATGATGTTACTGTTGAAAGGGATGATCTCCATGGGGAAATGCTTGTTTTAAAGAAAGGGCTGGAGATGGCACGAATTAGTGCTGAAGAAAATGGAGCACTTGCTGCAGAAGCTCAAGAG ATGGCAGAAATTAGTAAAGTTAATGTTGAAGGTAAGGAACAGGAGGTGAAGCTATTAGAGCGGTCTGTCGAAGAGCTAGAATGTACGGTCAATGTACTCGAAAATAAG GTCGAGATACTGAAAGGAGAAGCTGAACGGCAAAGACTGCAAAGGGAGGAACTTGAAATGGAACTTCAAGCTATCAGGCAACAGATGCATAGTGTCAAAAGCTGTGATTCTGATATGAAAAG GAAACTTgatgaaaaagagaaaatccTTGAAGAAGCCCTTCAGCGCATCCAAATACTTGAGAGAGAGATAGCTGCAAAAGACGCAGAG ATCTCCAGATGCAGGGGTCACATCTCTGAACTAAATTTGCATGCAGAGGCCCAGGCTTCTGAGTACAAGCAAAAG TTCAAGGTACTGGAAGCTATGTTAGAACAAGTCAAACAGGATGTCCCAGCCATCCATGCATCCGCAAATAAGTTGGAAAAAAATGCTTCAAAGTCTAGGGGCTCTGGTTCCCCTTTTAAATGTATCGGTCTGGGTTTAGTTCAACAGATAAAGTCTGAGAAAGATGAAGAGCTTAGTGCAGGAAGACATCGTATTGAAGAACTTGAGGCCCTAGCTGCAAGTAGACAAAAAGAG ATATTCATGTTGAATGCACGATTAGCTGCTGCAGAAAGCATGACCCATGATGTTATCCGTGATTTGTTGGGTTTAAAGTTGGACATGAATAGTTGTGCG AACTTGCTGGATAATCAACAACTACAAATGCTCATGGAGAAGGCTCAACTACATAATGTTCAG GAGCAGGAAGTAGCTAAGCTGAAGCAGCAGTTGAATGAATTTATCAAGGAGAGGAAAGG ATGGATTGCAGAAATTGATAGAAAACAAGCTGAGATGGTGACTACACAAGTTGCGGTGGAAAAACTGCGCCAGCGAGATCAATTGCTGACAACTGAAAATGAAATGTTGAAG ATGGAGAACCTGAATTATAAGAAGAGGACTACAGAACTAGATGCAGAAGTAAAGAAGTTGTCCGGCCAGCAAAATCTCCAACAGCGAATCCATCATCATGCTAAAATCAAG GAAGAAAACAATATATTGAAGAGGCAGAACGATGAACTTAGTGTGAAGTTGAGAAAATCAGAGGCTTTGCTTTCAAGGGTGAAGCAAGAGCTGGCTCAGTTTCGGATAGCTGATGGGAGAAGTCCCTGCATCAACTTTGATGAGGAGCAACGGTTAAACGACAAGTTGATG GAAACTGAGACAGAGAGATTCCAATTGGCACAGGAGTTAGTCAGCCTATGTACCAGCATACTAAAG GCTGCTGGGATAACAAGGCCAACGTCTGAAGTAAATCTGGCGGTGGCTGAAGAAGCGCTTGATCAGCTCAAGAATAGGGTCAATGCCCTAGAAACAGAATTAGAAGACGTGAAATTAAAG AATAGAATGAACAAAGAAAGGATCAGATTGTCTGAGCTCATGCCAGAAACCTCCACTCCATTGAGCTCACGAACAGACCCCCGCCAACAACCGACACTGCTTTCTGCTTTTGACCGATAA
- the LOC113763946 gene encoding probable esterase PIR7A gives MEARKSEFSMIMSVLLPVFLLQLPKPTTSATPRLQPSKHFILVHGACHGAWSWYKLVALLRSAGHNVTALDLAASGINPKQVYDVKYISDYFQPLRDFMASLSSNERVILVGHSFGGLAISQAMEIFPEKITVAVFITALMPGPELKISILNQESFRRQNSLLDSHFLYDNGPNNPPTAFVFGPKHLSAKVYQRSPIEDLALATMLLRPLFLYSEEDMTKELMLTTRNYGSVSRVFIIADEDKLQEKGFQEWMIQKNPPDEVVEITGSDHMVMISKPIELLVRLLGIAGKYS, from the exons ATGGAGGCAAGGAAGTCAGAATTCAGCATGATCATGTCAGTTCTTCTTCCAGTGTTTCTTCTCCAATTGCCAAAACCAACAACATCAGCAACGCCTCGCCTTCAGCCGAGCAAGCATTTTATCCTAGTTCACGGGGCATGTCATGGAGCCTGGTCCTGGTACAAGCTAGTTGCGTTGCTAAGATCAGCAGGTCATAACGTCACAGCTCTTGACTTGGCAGCTTCAGGAATCAATCCAAAGCAGGTCTACGATGTCAAGTATATATCTGATTACTTTCAGCCACTGAGGGATTTCATggcttccctttcttcaaatgaaAGGGTGATCCTTGTTGGCCACAGTTTCGGTGGACTCGCAATTTCGCAGGCCATGGAAATTTTCCCCGAGAAaattactgttgctgtttttatAACTGCTTTGATGCCTGGTCCAGAGCTCAAAATATCCATCCTTAACCAAGAG TCATTCAGGAGACAGAATTCTCTACTAGATAGCCATTTTCTTTATGACAACGGACCAAATAATCCTCCAACTGCTTTTGTCTTTGGACCAAAGCACTTATCAGCAAAAGTATATCAACGCAGCCCAATTGAG GATTTGGCACTGGCTACAATGTTGCTGAGACCTTTATTCCTGTACAGCGAAGAGGACATGACAAAAGAGCTAATGTTGACGACAAGGAATTATGGATCTGTTAGTCGTGTGTTTATTATAGCGGATGAAGATAAGCTGCAAGAGAAGGGTTTTCAGGAATGGATGATACAAAAAAATCCCCCTGATGAAGTGGTTGAGATCACAGGGTCTGATCACATGGTCATGATCTCGAAGCCAATTGAGCTCTTGGTTCGTCTTCTAGGAATTGCTGGGAAGTACTCTTGA
- the LOC113760797 gene encoding protein DMR6-LIKE OXYGENASE 2-like, translating into MGEAAVDPAFVQDIEHRPKPTRIEAEGIPLIDLSALNSPHSDADLARLVSEIGDASQKWGFFQVINHGVPLECREKIELASRKFFALPKEEKLKVGRDEANPYGYYDTEHTKNVRDWKEVFDFSVKNPTFIPASHEPDDQEVRELTNQWPQNPPELREVCEDYAHEVEKLAFKLLELIALSLGLPKNRFNGFFEDETTFIRLNHYPPCPSPHLALGVGRHKDAGALTILAQDDVGGLEVKSKTDGEWILVKPTPNAYIINVGDIIQVWSNEKYESVEHRVSVNSEKERFSIPFFFNPAHHTWVQPSEELINEQNPLKYKPYNWGKFFTTRKRSNFKKLNVENLQIYHFKIDN; encoded by the exons ATGGGAGAGGCAGCAGTAGACCCAGCTTTTGTTCAAGACATTGAACACAGGCCTAAACCCACAAGAATTGAAGCTGAAGGCATCCCACTCATTGATCTCTCTGCGTTAAACTCTCCCCATTCTGATGCTGATTTGGCGCGCCTGGTCTCTGAGATAGGTGATGCATCCCAAAAATGGGGTTTTTTCCAAGTTATCAATCATGGGGTTCCATTGGAATGCCGAGAAAAGATCGAACTGGCATCGAGAAAATTCTTTGCTTTACCCAAAGAGGAGAAGTTAAAGGTGGGGAGGGACGAAGCGAATCCTTACGGATACTATGATACCGAGCATACAAAAAATGTTAGAGACTGGAAAGAAGTGTTTGATTTCTCTGTGAAGAATCCTACATTTATTCCAGCTTCTCATGAACCCGATGATCAAGAAGTCAGGGAATTGACTAATCAATGGCCTCAAAATCCTCCGGAGTTGAG GGAAGTTTGCGAAGACTATGCTCATGAAGTGGAAAAACTGGCTTTCAAGTTATTGGAGCTAATAGCTCTGAGTTTGGGGTTGCCCAAGAACAGGTTCAATGGCTTCTTTGAGGACGAAACGACCTTTATCAGGCTCAATCACTACCCACCTTGTCCTAGCCCTCATTTGGCTCTCGGGGTTGGTCGACATAAGGATGCTGGGGCCTTGACCATTCTTGCTCAAGATGATGTTGGAGGACTTGAAGTGAAGAGCAAAACTGATGGAGAGTGGATTCTTGTGAAACCAACTCCTAATGCTTATATCATCAATGTTGGTGACATTATCCAG GTGTGGAGCAATGAGAAATATGAGAGTGTAGAACACAGGGTGAGTGTGAATTCTGAGAAGGAAAGGTTTTCCATTCCGTTCTTCTTCAATCCAGCACACCATACCTGGGTTCAACCCTCGGAGGAACTCATCAATGAGCAGAATCCTCTCAAGTATAAGCCCTATAACTGGGGAAAGTTCTTCACAACCAGAAAGCGCAGTAATTTCAAGAAACTTAATGTTGAAAATTTGCAAATATATCATTTCAAGATTGATAACTAA